In the Cyanobacteria bacterium GSL.Bin1 genome, CAGCAAGTTTTACACATTTTTAAAAATCCAAGCCTTAACTACTTTGCAAGATCTGCCATCCTTTCGTCAAGAGGGTAGCGGATCTTTTTTTCTGTAATGTTTGTAACGTTTCCGCAAAATTGGGATCCGCCAAGTGAGAATGCCACAAAATGAAAGCATCTTCTGGGGGAATCGGGTAATAGTTTTTTCGTCGTCCCGCAATGGTAAACCCCAGTTTCTGATAGAGCGCGATCGCGCTGGCGTTAGACACTCTCACTTCTAGGGTGGCGCGTTCGAGGGGCCAACGAATCGCTGCCAGTAAAAGCTGACACAATA is a window encoding:
- the rimI gene encoding ribosomal protein S18-alanine N-acetyltransferase, whose product is MIKIQPLLKTQLEEVTFLDQLCFGGLWTKGAYEQEIDSTRSLLLAVVQQNTAEEEYLIGIGCFWAIVEEAHITLLGIHPDCRQQGLGELLLCQLLLAAIRWPLERATLEVRVSNASAIALYQKLGFTIAGRRKNYYPIPPEDAFILWHSHLADPNFAETLQTLQKKRSATLLTKGWQILQSS